A genome region from Deinococcus sp. KNUC1210 includes the following:
- a CDS encoding YihY/virulence factor BrkB family protein has translation MSAPATPLHRASRPVQLYTLIRDAALAFSQDNAPRLAAALSYYAFSAIAPLLFLITVVAGYFLGQTHVQEQLLQALSSGVGENVATFIKTLLPKVSSGLTWASLVGAVTVFLTATGLFIQLQSSLNALWGADPPPKQNLWTMIRTRLLSFALVLVIGGLIIAFLVVNTYLSAIAERIGDTIGFGAFFVRLGTFALSSLLFTPIFAFIYKFLPDVKLQWREVWVGAGVTAVLFTVGQILIGLYFARIASNNPYGAAAALFLMLLWIYYSSMIIFFGAEITWVYSQQYGTHAGGASNPDKKAAVADQGGAIDPSVSAKEAEAIAQTPADKLTPAQRRSLSEKGQQAAQDTASDRVPHAKRSLRDRLQRRFQRTPPTPPAPRAPDAAPDLPSIGAAVQNAVIALLAVPSVMVLTLVRLVLGRRK, from the coding sequence ATGAGCGCGCCCGCTACTCCACTTCACCGCGCCAGCCGCCCGGTTCAGCTGTATACGCTGATCCGTGACGCTGCGCTCGCCTTCTCGCAGGACAATGCCCCCCGGCTGGCAGCGGCGCTGTCGTATTACGCCTTCTCGGCCATCGCGCCGCTGTTGTTTCTGATTACCGTGGTCGCCGGGTATTTCCTGGGCCAGACACACGTACAGGAACAGCTGCTTCAGGCGCTCAGCAGCGGTGTGGGCGAGAACGTCGCCACCTTCATCAAGACGCTGCTGCCAAAGGTTTCCAGCGGCCTGACCTGGGCCAGTCTGGTCGGCGCTGTCACGGTCTTCCTGACGGCGACCGGGCTGTTTATTCAGCTGCAATCGTCGCTCAATGCCCTGTGGGGAGCCGACCCGCCGCCCAAGCAGAACCTCTGGACGATGATCCGCACGCGGCTGCTGTCGTTCGCGCTGGTGCTGGTGATCGGCGGTCTGATTATCGCCTTCCTGGTGGTCAATACTTATCTGTCGGCCATCGCGGAGCGCATCGGAGACACCATCGGGTTCGGGGCCTTCTTCGTGCGCCTGGGCACTTTCGCACTCTCCAGCCTGCTGTTTACGCCGATTTTTGCCTTCATCTACAAATTTCTGCCCGACGTGAAGTTGCAGTGGCGCGAGGTCTGGGTGGGCGCGGGCGTGACAGCGGTACTGTTCACGGTCGGGCAGATTCTGATCGGGCTGTACTTCGCCCGCATCGCCTCGAACAATCCATACGGAGCGGCGGCAGCGCTCTTCCTGATGCTGCTGTGGATCTATTACAGCAGCATGATCATCTTCTTCGGGGCCGAAATTACCTGGGTGTACTCGCAGCAGTACGGCACGCACGCGGGCGGAGCGTCCAACCCCGACAAGAAGGCGGCGGTGGCCGATCAGGGCGGAGCGATTGACCCCAGCGTCAGCGCCAAGGAAGCGGAAGCCATCGCCCAGACACCCGCCGACAAACTCACGCCTGCCCAGCGCCGTTCACTCAGCGAGAAGGGTCAGCAAGCGGCCCAGGACACAGCCTCCGACCGGGTTCCCCACGCCAAACGCAGTCTGCGCGACCGCCTTCAGCGCCGGTTTCAGCGCACGCCCCCGACGCCGCCCGCGCCACGCGCCCCCGACGCCGCGCCCGACCTGCCCAGCATCGGGGCAGCCGTGCAGAACGCTGTCATCGCGCTGCTGGCCGTTCCCTCGGTGATGGTGCTGACCTTGGTGAGGCTGGTGCTCGGCCGCCGAAAATAG
- the thyX gene encoding FAD-dependent thymidylate synthase: MPDLRGSPDGAPPGRGLENEVSGRYVEVQERLYTPQSFRRQAPSNRQASVQDDGSLDQAAAAAAWESAWQASYGAYQQLLSLGVTREQARGVLPQAMYTESYYTFNVRSLLHFVGLRDHAGAQYETQQYARAMRQLAEPLFPVTFAAWEALGQH, encoded by the coding sequence GTGCCCGATCTTCGTGGATCGCCAGATGGTGCGCCACCGGGTCGGGGTCTCGAAAACGAGGTGAGCGGGCGCTACGTCGAGGTGCAGGAACGCCTGTACACGCCGCAGTCGTTCCGCAGGCAGGCACCCAGCAACCGGCAGGCCAGCGTACAGGATGATGGTTCGCTCGATCAGGCCGCCGCTGCCGCCGCCTGGGAAAGCGCGTGGCAGGCGAGCTACGGCGCGTATCAGCAACTGCTCAGTCTGGGCGTGACCCGCGAGCAGGCGCGGGGCGTGCTGCCGCAGGCGATGTATACCGAGTCGTACTACACCTTCAACGTTCGCAGCCTGCTGCACTTCGTCGGGCTGCGCGATCATGCCGGGGCGCAGTACGAGACCCAGCAGTACGCCCGCGCCATGCGCCAGCTTGCCGAGCCGCTGTTTCCGGTGACGTTCGCGGCCTGGGAAGCGCTGGGTCAGCACTGA
- the hisA gene encoding 1-(5-phosphoribosyl)-5-[(5-phosphoribosylamino)methylideneamino]imidazole-4-carboxamide isomerase, producing MSATFPAQPSQSMQSPQIIPCVDIQGGHAVRLYEGDPDRETVYFDSPLLAARHWAGLGAPLLHLVDLDAATGRGENRRLIADIVEAGVALIEVGGGIRDLEAAEQLLALGVMRVVIGTAAVKNPELVRTLLAAHGPERVVVSLDARWPDVAVSGWAAASGVQVAEMTARLGEMGLETLIFTDVTRDGTLKGLDRTLMAQVRQLWTNTLIVGGGVANLDDVALLSELNIEGAIVGRAIYEGTLPYPV from the coding sequence ATGTCAGCGACGTTCCCGGCACAGCCGTCTCAGAGCATGCAGTCGCCCCAGATCATCCCCTGCGTCGATATTCAGGGCGGGCACGCCGTCCGGCTGTACGAAGGCGACCCCGACCGCGAGACGGTGTATTTCGATTCCCCGCTGCTGGCGGCGCGGCACTGGGCCGGGCTGGGTGCGCCGCTGCTGCATCTGGTCGATCTGGACGCTGCCACCGGACGCGGTGAAAACCGCCGCCTGATCGCCGACATCGTGGAAGCGGGCGTGGCCTTGATCGAGGTCGGCGGCGGCATCCGAGATCTGGAAGCAGCCGAACAGCTGCTCGCCCTCGGCGTGATGCGGGTGGTGATCGGTACGGCGGCCGTCAAGAACCCGGAACTGGTCCGCACGCTGCTGGCGGCTCATGGTCCCGAGCGCGTGGTGGTCAGTCTGGATGCCCGCTGGCCGGATGTGGCGGTTTCAGGGTGGGCTGCGGCCAGCGGCGTGCAGGTGGCCGAGATGACGGCGCGGCTCGGCGAAATGGGTCTGGAAACCCTGATCTTCACCGACGTGACCCGCGACGGCACCCTCAAGGGACTGGACCGTACCCTGATGGCCCAGGTGCGTCAGCTCTGGACAAATACGCTGATCGTGGGCGGGGGCGTGGCAAATCTGGACGACGTGGCGCTGCTTTCAGAGCTGAACATCGAGGGGGCCATCGTGGGCCGGGCCATCTACGAGGGCACGCTGCCGTATCCGGTCTGA
- a CDS encoding cyclopropane-fatty-acyl-phospholipid synthase family protein — protein MSASSWMPGRDTGVSSRFSAAARAVLRLLFGPPAKWAFGVRYWDGTSEGPAGATTVLHLNRAGALRRMLWPPSDLSVAESYLFGDLDIEGDPLPLLTQGVAAAPRLLHPLTLLRLLPRLLSLPTDDAPPRPSHAATHEGGVHSKERDARSIRYHYDVGNDFYALFLDQRMVYSCAYFATGQETLEEAQRLKLDRLCRKLRLKPGEHLLDIGSGWGALSIYAAQHYGVRVTGITLSPAQAELARARAQAAGVADRVTFELRDYRDLPPVPSFDKIVSVGMVEHVGSGKLPAYFQQAYRLLRPGGLFLNHGIVTAVTPRFVRWGFGLMERYLNSHSFIQEYVFPDGELRRIGELTARAEAAGFELRDVENMREHYALTLLEWIRRLEANHDQVVRLTDEVTYRIWRLYMAGSADSFRAGRIGVVQSLYAKPTSSGKAGLPLSRVDVEAGTPSAAD, from the coding sequence TTGAGCGCCTCATCGTGGATGCCGGGCCGCGATACCGGCGTGTCGTCCCGGTTCTCTGCCGCTGCCCGCGCTGTCCTGCGCCTGCTGTTCGGGCCGCCAGCGAAGTGGGCCTTCGGGGTGCGCTACTGGGACGGAACGTCTGAAGGACCCGCCGGGGCCACCACGGTCCTGCACCTCAACCGTGCTGGAGCGCTGCGCCGCATGCTGTGGCCGCCCAGCGATCTGAGCGTGGCCGAAAGCTATCTTTTCGGAGACCTCGATATCGAGGGCGACCCCCTGCCGCTGCTGACCCAGGGCGTGGCGGCAGCCCCCCGACTGCTGCACCCTCTGACCCTGCTGCGGCTGTTGCCCCGGCTGCTGTCGCTGCCCACCGACGACGCTCCCCCGCGCCCCAGCCACGCCGCGACCCACGAGGGCGGCGTGCACTCGAAGGAGCGAGACGCCCGGTCTATTCGGTATCACTACGATGTCGGCAACGACTTCTATGCCCTGTTTCTCGATCAGCGCATGGTGTACAGCTGCGCCTACTTCGCCACCGGACAGGAAACGCTGGAGGAGGCGCAGCGTCTCAAGCTGGACAGGCTGTGCCGCAAGCTGCGCCTGAAGCCGGGCGAACACCTGCTCGATATCGGCAGCGGCTGGGGCGCACTGTCGATCTATGCCGCGCAGCACTACGGCGTGCGGGTCACTGGCATCACGCTCAGTCCGGCTCAGGCCGAGCTGGCCCGCGCCCGCGCCCAGGCAGCAGGCGTGGCCGACCGCGTGACCTTCGAACTGCGTGATTACCGCGACCTGCCGCCCGTTCCCAGCTTCGACAAGATCGTTTCGGTGGGCATGGTCGAGCATGTGGGCAGCGGCAAACTGCCCGCCTATTTTCAGCAGGCTTACCGGCTGCTGCGTCCCGGTGGACTGTTTCTGAACCACGGCATCGTCACAGCGGTCACGCCGAGGTTCGTGCGCTGGGGCTTCGGGCTGATGGAACGCTACCTGAACAGCCACTCGTTTATTCAGGAATACGTCTTTCCAGACGGCGAACTGCGGCGTATCGGCGAACTGACCGCCCGTGCCGAGGCGGCAGGCTTTGAACTGCGCGATGTCGAGAACATGCGCGAACACTACGCCCTGACGCTGCTCGAATGGATTCGGCGGCTGGAAGCCAACCACGATCAGGTCGTGCGCCTCACCGACGAGGTGACCTACCGTATCTGGCGGCTGTATATGGCGGGAAGTGCCGATTCGTTCCGCGCCGGGCGCATCGGCGTGGTGCAGTCGCTGTATGCCAAGCCCACCTCGTCGGGAAAGGCCGGGCTGCCACTCAGCCGGGTGGATGTGGAAGCAGGAACGCCCTCCGCTGCCGACTAG
- a CDS encoding EVE domain-containing protein produces MPGHPDSLPSSRAYWLLKSEPDVFGYADLERQASEPWNGVRNYQARNFLRAMQPGDLCLYYHSQAQPSGVAGVACVLTSAVPDNLQFDESSAYHDPKSTPDNPRWSMVEVAAVAALPRFLSLDDLRKLPELSSMRLLQKGTRLSVMPVTADEFRVIVTAGGLDADSL; encoded by the coding sequence ATGCCTGGTCACCCTGACTCTCTGCCCTCTTCCCGCGCCTACTGGCTGCTGAAAAGCGAACCGGACGTGTTCGGATACGCCGATCTGGAACGCCAGGCCAGTGAACCCTGGAACGGCGTGCGGAACTATCAGGCGCGCAATTTCCTGCGGGCCATGCAGCCGGGCGACCTGTGCCTCTACTATCATTCGCAGGCCCAGCCGAGCGGGGTGGCAGGGGTGGCGTGCGTGCTGACATCTGCCGTTCCCGACAACCTGCAATTCGACGAGAGCAGCGCCTACCACGATCCGAAAAGCACGCCCGACAACCCGCGCTGGAGCATGGTCGAGGTGGCAGCAGTGGCGGCACTTCCGCGCTTTCTCTCACTCGACGACCTTCGGAAGCTGCCGGAACTGAGCAGCATGCGCCTGCTGCAAAAAGGCACGCGCCTGTCGGTCATGCCCGTGACAGCCGACGAATTCCGGGTGATCGTGACGGCAGGAGGACTGGACGCCGATTCGCTTTGA
- a CDS encoding S1C family serine protease yields MSRSPWPIVLLLAALAAYLSPNWHWPGVDGGTVGQVPSQEAGTSPLTTDPSASLSPASRELFNRVRPASVQIEQLSRGGNGGLGSGFFITPQGLLLTAYHVVDGARIIRVRTVSDQTFPAKVVGFDNAADVALLQIQTRGTVPFLELAPGTPRVGERVLAVGNSRGDFLQARRGLLLALNAEAGRSDFPEGTLEMSAPLAPGDSGGPIVNTLGQAIGVVSYVRVDDQGNTLSSYAVPVTANEALITQLKAGVKRDVPAIGLTFDTDHDGLTNPPGGVISAVVSGGPAERAGLVGIQQAPNGQMRALGDVILSVNGQRTRSADDAIYEIRRHQIGDTVTLDVIRQGIRRTVEMRLVARGSLTFAP; encoded by the coding sequence ATGTCCCGTTCCCCCTGGCCCATTGTTCTGCTGCTCGCGGCGCTGGCAGCGTATCTGTCTCCCAACTGGCACTGGCCGGGCGTGGACGGCGGTACGGTCGGGCAGGTGCCCAGCCAGGAAGCCGGGACCTCGCCGCTCACCACCGATCCCAGCGCCTCGCTTTCACCCGCGTCGCGGGAACTGTTCAACCGCGTGCGGCCTGCCAGCGTGCAGATCGAGCAGCTCTCCCGGGGCGGAAACGGCGGCCTGGGCAGCGGCTTTTTCATCACGCCCCAGGGGCTGCTGCTGACGGCGTATCACGTGGTGGACGGTGCCAGAATCATCCGCGTCCGCACGGTCAGCGATCAGACCTTTCCGGCGAAGGTGGTGGGCTTCGACAACGCCGCCGACGTGGCTCTGCTTCAGATTCAGACGCGGGGCACCGTGCCGTTTCTGGAACTGGCTCCCGGTACGCCCAGGGTCGGTGAGCGGGTGCTGGCAGTGGGCAACTCGCGGGGCGATTTTCTTCAGGCGCGGCGCGGGCTGCTGCTGGCCCTGAACGCCGAGGCAGGCCGCTCGGACTTCCCCGAGGGCACGCTGGAAATGAGCGCTCCGCTGGCTCCCGGCGATTCGGGCGGCCCCATCGTGAACACGCTCGGGCAGGCGATTGGCGTGGTCAGTTATGTGCGGGTGGACGATCAGGGCAATACCCTGAGCAGCTACGCGGTGCCGGTCACGGCGAACGAGGCGCTCATCACGCAGCTCAAGGCGGGCGTCAAGCGCGACGTGCCTGCCATCGGCCTGACCTTCGACACCGATCACGACGGCCTGACCAATCCGCCGGGCGGCGTCATCAGCGCGGTGGTGAGCGGGGGTCCGGCAGAGCGGGCCGGGCTGGTGGGTATTCAGCAGGCCCCGAACGGTCAGATGAGGGCGCTGGGCGACGTGATCCTGAGCGTCAACGGCCAGCGTACCCGCAGCGCCGACGACGCCATCTACGAGATCCGGCGACACCAGATCGGGGACACCGTGACGCTGGACGTGATCCGGCAGGGCATACGGCGCACGGTCGAGATGCGGCTGGTGGCACGCGGCAGCCTGACCTTCGCTCCCTGA
- a CDS encoding glycosyltransferase → MRIGFVTATYLPSRNGVATSSALFARGLRDLGHEVRIFAPVHPAQQPEAGVYRLPSMSWGAPPDYPLLLWPSRPVVARQPLFDLDIIHTMHPFLSGQLAALWSRRISAYRKRPVPLVFTAHTQYEQYLHYARVPRRAGTSLMRAHVAAFARQADRVLVPGRAMAQMLALYGYAGEVTTLPNPVDLESFAAATGKGIRAEYGIPDAAPLVLSLGRLAPEKNLETLLLAFEAARALRPELRLLIVGDGPSRAALSARAGEGIIFAGGVPYARVPEILAASDVFLTASESEVLPMSMIEALASGAPLVAAHSPAALDLIQDGVNGLLSTADPAALAAALLEALRPGRLPLLRQHARTSALSYDVRARSADLLGIYQALLG, encoded by the coding sequence GTGCGCATCGGGTTCGTGACGGCAACCTATCTTCCTTCCCGCAACGGCGTGGCGACCAGCAGCGCCCTGTTTGCACGTGGCCTGCGCGATCTGGGCCACGAGGTCCGGATTTTTGCCCCGGTTCACCCGGCCCAGCAGCCCGAAGCAGGCGTGTACCGCCTGCCCAGCATGTCGTGGGGTGCGCCGCCCGACTATCCGCTGCTGCTGTGGCCCAGCCGCCCGGTGGTGGCCCGTCAGCCGCTGTTCGACCTCGACATCATCCATACCATGCACCCCTTTTTATCGGGGCAACTGGCGGCCCTGTGGTCGCGGCGCATCTCGGCGTACCGCAAACGGCCCGTGCCGCTGGTCTTCACGGCACATACCCAGTACGAGCAGTACCTGCACTATGCCCGCGTCCCCCGCCGGGCCGGAACATCGCTGATGCGGGCACATGTGGCGGCGTTTGCGCGGCAGGCCGACCGGGTGCTCGTGCCGGGCCGGGCGATGGCCCAGATGCTGGCGCTGTACGGCTACGCGGGCGAGGTGACGACGCTGCCCAATCCGGTCGATCTGGAGAGTTTTGCCGCCGCCACCGGGAAGGGTATCCGGGCCGAGTACGGCATTCCGGACGCCGCCCCGCTGGTGCTGAGCCTGGGTCGACTGGCCCCCGAAAAGAATCTGGAGACGCTGCTGCTGGCCTTCGAGGCAGCCCGCGCCCTGCGCCCCGAACTGCGGCTGCTCATCGTCGGAGACGGCCCGAGCCGAGCGGCACTGAGTGCGCGGGCTGGCGAGGGCATCATCTTCGCGGGCGGCGTCCCGTATGCCCGCGTGCCCGAGATTCTGGCGGCCAGCGACGTGTTTCTGACGGCCAGCGAGAGCGAGGTGCTGCCGATGTCGATGATCGAGGCGCTGGCGTCGGGTGCGCCGCTGGTGGCCGCCCACAGCCCCGCCGCCCTCGATCTGATTCAGGACGGCGTAAACGGCCTGCTGAGCACCGCCGACCCCGCCGCCCTGGCAGCCGCACTGCTCGAAGCGCTGCGACCGGGCCGCCTGCCGCTGCTGCGTCAGCACGCCCGCACGTCGGCCCTCAGCTATGACGTGCGGGCCAGAAGTGCCGATCTGCTGGGCATCTATCAGGCGCTGCTGGGATAA
- a CDS encoding FAD-dependent thymidylate synthase, whose protein sequence is MTQTEPSTLPAVLFPLGDPFGSVALVQHVGDDKMIVNAARVSFGGDSDAPLTSRDEKLIGYLLKHQHGSPFEHNLITFKVVCPIFVDRQMVRHRVGVSKTR, encoded by the coding sequence ATGACCCAGACCGAGCCTTCTACCCTGCCCGCCGTCCTGTTTCCCCTGGGCGACCCCTTCGGCAGTGTTGCCCTGGTGCAGCATGTCGGAGACGATAAAATGATCGTGAACGCCGCGAGAGTCAGTTTTGGTGGCGACAGCGACGCCCCGCTGACCAGCCGCGACGAGAAGCTGATCGGCTATCTGCTGAAACATCAGCACGGCTCGCCGTTCGAACACAACCTCATCACCTTCAAGGTGGTGTGCCCGATCTTCGTGGATCGCCAGATGGTGCGCCACCGGGTCGGGGTCTCGAAAACGAGGTGA
- the mutY gene encoding A/G-specific adenine glycosylase: MDLPALHTALLGWFAVQRRDLPWRMTDEQGRRDPYRVWVSEVLLQQTQVVRGRVYFERFLTAFPTVEALALAPQEAVLKAWEGCGYYARARNLHRAAQQIVQSGLPTTYEGWRALPGVGPYTAAAIASLAFGEAQAVLDGNVRRVLSRLHAVEEPSPRWAQETADALLDAAHPGEWNEAVMDLGATLCTPANPRCAECPLSAQCAAFASGDPSQYPAPKKRAAVRQISAVALLIGTAQQAYLEQRAGALLGGLWGLPLEELKPDEDEAAALQRLTTRLGAAAGRRLGTAQHNMTHRTLAVTVYAAEADLPLTPVVLRPLPRLDQKLLALDSTGGVQPALF; encoded by the coding sequence ATGGATCTTCCTGCCCTTCACACGGCGCTGCTCGGCTGGTTCGCGGTGCAGCGCCGGGATCTGCCCTGGCGCATGACCGACGAACAGGGACGGCGCGACCCGTACCGCGTGTGGGTCAGCGAGGTGCTGCTTCAGCAGACGCAGGTGGTGCGCGGGCGTGTGTACTTCGAGCGCTTCCTGACGGCGTTTCCGACGGTGGAGGCGCTGGCGCTCGCGCCGCAGGAAGCGGTGCTGAAGGCCTGGGAAGGCTGCGGCTACTACGCCCGCGCCCGGAACCTGCACAGAGCCGCGCAGCAGATCGTGCAGAGCGGCCTGCCCACCACCTATGAGGGCTGGCGAGCACTGCCGGGCGTGGGGCCGTATACGGCGGCGGCAATCGCCTCGCTGGCTTTCGGAGAGGCGCAGGCGGTGCTCGACGGCAACGTTCGCCGGGTGCTGAGTCGCCTGCACGCCGTGGAGGAACCGTCGCCGCGCTGGGCACAGGAAACGGCAGACGCGCTGCTCGACGCGGCCCATCCGGGCGAATGGAACGAAGCGGTGATGGATCTGGGCGCCACGCTGTGCACGCCCGCCAACCCGCGCTGCGCCGAGTGCCCGCTTTCGGCGCAGTGTGCGGCCTTCGCCAGTGGCGACCCGTCGCAGTACCCGGCTCCCAAAAAACGGGCGGCTGTGCGCCAGATCAGCGCCGTGGCCCTGCTGATCGGAACGGCGCAGCAGGCCTATCTGGAACAGCGAGCAGGAGCGCTGCTGGGCGGCCTCTGGGGACTGCCGCTGGAAGAACTGAAGCCAGATGAAGACGAGGCGGCGGCGCTCCAGCGGCTGACCACACGGCTGGGCGCGGCGGCTGGGCGGCGGCTGGGAACGGCGCAGCACAACATGACGCACCGCACCCTCGCCGTGACGGTCTACGCGGCCGAGGCCGACCTGCCGCTGACGCCCGTTGTCCTGCGCCCGCTGCCACGGCTAGACCAGAAGTTACTGGCCCTGGACAGCACCGGTGGCGTTCAGCCTGCGCTGTTCTGA
- a CDS encoding isoprenyl transferase: MAARSPLANVVRSLYRARVTAAKPVYWWYERRLRRKVRTGGKLPKHLGLILDGNRRFAKASGLQREMGHTFGAEKAHEVLQWCLELGIPAVTIWVLSTDNTSRDPEEIAHILKLLEQEARNLATDPRIHGNRVKVRAIGQHSQFPPQVLSALQDLEQVTAHYDGMMLNIAVGYGGREEIVDAVKEYLGKQAAAGHSLEAAAQQLGPDDISAHTYTADTPEVDFIIRTSGEIRLSGFMLWQSVYSEFYFADVNWPSFRWVDFLRALRDFQGRKRRFGK; this comes from the coding sequence ATGGCCGCGCGTTCTCCTCTCGCAAATGTTGTTCGCAGCCTGTACCGGGCGCGAGTCACTGCTGCCAAACCGGTCTACTGGTGGTACGAACGGCGTCTGCGGCGCAAGGTCCGCACGGGCGGCAAGCTGCCCAAGCACCTGGGCCTGATTCTGGACGGCAACCGCCGCTTTGCCAAAGCCTCGGGGCTTCAGCGCGAGATGGGCCATACCTTCGGCGCAGAAAAGGCGCACGAGGTTTTGCAGTGGTGCCTGGAACTGGGCATTCCCGCCGTCACCATCTGGGTGCTCAGCACCGACAACACCAGCCGCGACCCGGAAGAGATCGCCCACATCCTCAAGCTGCTGGAACAGGAGGCCAGGAACCTCGCCACCGATCCGCGCATTCACGGCAACCGGGTCAAAGTGCGGGCCATCGGACAGCACTCGCAGTTTCCGCCGCAGGTACTCAGCGCCCTTCAGGATCTGGAACAGGTCACGGCCCACTACGACGGCATGATGCTGAATATCGCGGTGGGCTACGGCGGGCGCGAAGAAATCGTGGACGCCGTGAAAGAGTATCTGGGCAAACAGGCGGCGGCAGGCCATAGCCTGGAAGCGGCGGCCCAGCAGCTCGGCCCCGACGACATCAGCGCCCACACCTACACCGCCGATACGCCCGAAGTCGATTTCATCATCCGCACCAGCGGCGAGATTCGTCTTTCTGGTTTCATGCTGTGGCAGAGCGTGTATTCGGAATTCTATTTTGCAGACGTGAACTGGCCGAGCTTCCGCTGGGTCGATTTTCTGCGGGCGCTGCGCGACTTTCAGGGTCGCAAACGGCGATTCGGCAAATAG